A single Mangrovimonas sp. YM274 DNA region contains:
- a CDS encoding restriction endonuclease subunit S: MKSKYKTLGQFIEPCNEKNLKREISDSMLRGISNQKYFQKAKTNTIGVDLSKYRIVRKGQFAFNRATTRNGDKISIALRKGKDCIVSPSYRIFRSKDENILNSEYLMMWFRRPEFDRYARFKSHGSAHEFFDYDEMCEVELPVPSIEKQREIVAEYNTVINRIKLNKQFNQKLEETAQALYKHWFVDFEFPNEEGKPYKSSGGEMVYNEELDKEIPEGWEAASISDFGKVITGKTPSSKNPEDFGDEMLFITPGDFKFYNKFALSSVRKLSKSGINRLSNKVLPKGSIIVTCIGSDMGKIVVTNYNCITNQQMNSIIGYEKCYTDYLFHHLTFIADEIKAIAMGSSTMPMLNKSDFEKVLLLRPKLELLKVFDRLLEPINDELINLSTQTKNLKLLQNLLLSKMTKL, from the coding sequence TTGAAATCGAAATATAAAACATTAGGGCAATTCATCGAGCCTTGTAATGAGAAAAATTTAAAAAGAGAGATTTCTGATTCGATGCTTAGAGGGATAAGCAATCAAAAATATTTTCAAAAAGCTAAGACTAATACTATAGGTGTTGATTTATCAAAATACAGGATAGTTAGAAAAGGACAATTTGCTTTTAATAGAGCAACTACCAGAAATGGTGATAAAATATCAATTGCTCTTAGAAAAGGAAAGGATTGCATTGTTTCACCATCTTATAGAATATTCAGGTCTAAAGATGAAAATATTTTAAATAGTGAATATTTAATGATGTGGTTTAGACGCCCTGAGTTCGATAGATATGCTCGTTTTAAATCACATGGTTCAGCACATGAGTTTTTTGATTATGACGAAATGTGTGAGGTAGAGTTACCTGTCCCAAGTATTGAAAAACAGCGAGAAATTGTAGCAGAATACAATACGGTTATTAATCGTATTAAACTTAATAAACAATTTAACCAAAAACTGGAAGAAACTGCACAAGCCCTATATAAACATTGGTTTGTGGATTTTGAGTTTCCGAATGAGGAAGGTAAGCCTTATAAGTCGTCTGGTGGTGAGATGGTTTATAACGAGGAGTTGGATAAGGAAATTCCTGAGGGGTGGGAGGCTGCTTCTATATCTGATTTTGGTAAGGTTATTACAGGAAAAACCCCTTCTTCAAAAAATCCTGAAGATTTTGGTGATGAAATGCTTTTTATAACACCTGGTGATTTCAAATTTTATAACAAGTTCGCTTTAAGTTCTGTAAGGAAATTATCAAAATCTGGTATTAATAGGTTATCGAATAAAGTTCTACCAAAAGGTTCGATAATTGTTACTTGTATAGGTTCCGATATGGGGAAAATTGTGGTTACAAATTATAATTGTATTACAAATCAACAAATGAACTCGATTATAGGTTATGAAAAATGTTATACGGATTACTTATTTCATCATTTAACATTTATTGCTGATGAAATAAAAGCTATTGCAATGGGAAGTTCAACCATGCCAATGCTTAATAAATCCGATTTTGAGAAAGTTTTGCTTTTGAGGCCTAAACTTGAATTATTAAAAGTGTTTGATAGGCTTTTAGAGCCAATAAATGATGAGTTAATTAACTTATCGACTCAAACTAAAAATCTTAAATTGTTGCAGAATTTACTGCTTTCAAAAATGACTAAACTTTAA
- a CDS encoding helix-turn-helix domain-containing protein: MENSKTILLHNITPEELRDMIVKDLKVELEAILSKAKEVENYSMQEVAEQLKCSKLTVSNYIKKGYIPAFKIGRRCYVKRKDLEDALKLKEVKSLRYRRGG, encoded by the coding sequence ATGGAAAACTCAAAAACCATTTTATTACACAATATAACCCCAGAGGAATTGAGGGATATGATTGTAAAGGACTTGAAAGTTGAACTTGAGGCTATTTTGTCAAAAGCAAAAGAAGTTGAAAATTATTCTATGCAAGAAGTTGCAGAACAATTAAAATGTTCAAAGTTAACAGTTAGTAACTACATTAAAAAGGGCTATATACCAGCCTTTAAAATTGGTAGGAGGTGCTATGTTAAAAGAAAGGATTTAGAGGATGCTTTAAAATTAAAAGAGGTGAAATCGCTCAGATATAGGAGAGGAGGTTGA
- a CDS encoding class I SAM-dependent DNA methyltransferase — translation MSKSSKAKKEKSIEETLWDSANKLRGSVEPAEYKHVVLGLIFLKFASDKFEVRRAELIAEGKDKFLEMKEFYNMSNVFFLPEEARWSYIIQQAKQDDIALKIDTALHTIEKNNPALKGALPDNYFSRLGLDKSKLAALLDTINNIDTQKDKQQDVVGRVYEYFLSKFAIAEGKGKGEFYTPKSIVNLIAEMIEPYKGIIYDPACGSGGMFVQSIKFIESHHGNKKEVSIYGQEYTNTTYKLAKMNLAIRGISGNLGEKAADTFADDQHKDLKADYIMANPPFNQKDWRADNELLDDPRWRGYDVPPKSNANYGWILNMVSKLSSNGVAGFILSNGALSGGGDEYKIRKKLIENNLVEAILILPGSMFYTTDISVTIWIVNCNKKARTVELPDNIVRNYRDREDNVLFMDLRKIGEPFEKKYIQFSEKHIVDIAKTYHDWQQEDKDYQDVPEYCASVNVAEIAKKDYSLVPSKYIEFANRDEDIDFNEKMADLQSEMKVLLKAEADSKQELLNVFKELGFEIEI, via the coding sequence ATGTCCAAATCATCTAAAGCAAAAAAAGAAAAATCAATAGAAGAAACCCTTTGGGACTCCGCAAATAAATTAAGAGGCTCGGTAGAGCCTGCAGAATATAAGCACGTTGTACTGGGGCTTATCTTTTTAAAGTTCGCTAGTGATAAGTTTGAAGTACGCCGAGCAGAACTTATAGCAGAAGGCAAAGACAAGTTTTTAGAAATGAAAGAGTTCTATAACATGTCTAACGTATTCTTTTTACCAGAAGAAGCCAGATGGTCTTATATTATTCAACAGGCTAAACAGGACGATATCGCCTTAAAAATAGATACCGCACTTCACACCATTGAAAAGAATAACCCAGCTTTAAAAGGCGCATTGCCCGATAACTACTTCTCAAGGTTAGGTTTAGATAAAAGCAAACTAGCGGCTTTATTGGATACCATAAATAACATTGATACCCAAAAAGACAAACAACAGGACGTTGTAGGGCGTGTTTACGAGTACTTCTTATCTAAGTTTGCTATTGCCGAAGGGAAAGGAAAAGGGGAGTTCTATACACCTAAAAGCATCGTTAATTTAATAGCCGAAATGATTGAGCCGTATAAGGGTATAATTTATGACCCTGCCTGTGGTTCTGGTGGTATGTTTGTACAGTCTATTAAGTTTATTGAAAGCCATCACGGTAATAAAAAGGAAGTGTCTATCTACGGACAGGAATATACCAATACCACGTATAAACTTGCTAAAATGAATTTAGCTATTCGTGGTATTTCTGGGAATTTAGGTGAAAAGGCAGCCGATACCTTTGCCGACGACCAGCATAAAGACCTGAAAGCCGACTATATTATGGCTAATCCGCCATTTAACCAAAAAGACTGGCGAGCCGACAATGAGTTGCTGGACGACCCACGTTGGCGTGGTTACGATGTGCCGCCGAAGAGTAATGCCAATTACGGTTGGATTTTGAATATGGTTTCTAAGTTGTCAAGTAATGGGGTTGCTGGTTTTATTCTTTCGAATGGTGCGTTGTCTGGTGGTGGAGACGAATATAAAATTAGAAAAAAGCTAATTGAAAATAATTTAGTTGAAGCTATTTTGATACTTCCTGGTAGTATGTTTTATACTACGGATATTAGTGTTACAATTTGGATTGTTAATTGTAATAAAAAAGCCAGAACCGTTGAACTTCCTGATAATATTGTTAGAAATTATAGAGATCGCGAAGACAATGTTCTCTTTATGGATTTAAGAAAAATAGGAGAGCCGTTCGAAAAAAAATACATTCAATTTAGTGAAAAGCATATAGTTGATATTGCTAAAACCTACCACGACTGGCAGCAAGAAGATAAAGACTACCAAGATGTACCAGAATACTGTGCTTCAGTAAATGTGGCTGAAATCGCTAAAAAGGATTATTCCTTAGTGCCAAGTAAGTATATTGAATTTGCAAATCGTGATGAGGATATAGATTTCAATGAAAAAATGGCAGACTTACAAAGTGAAATGAAGGTTTTACTAAAAGCAGAGGCCGACTCTAAGCAAGAATTGTTAAACGTTTTTAAAGAGTTAGGGTTTGAAATCGAAATATAA
- a CDS encoding WYL domain-containing protein: protein MKDLIIEAGQNLRTIQIDYTEKDGSNEGWREVEPYSFREKNGVEYFYGYDIEKDGIRGFIIDSINDIEITENSYEPRWSVEF, encoded by the coding sequence ATGAAAGACTTAATTATCGAAGCTGGCCAAAACTTAAGAACAATTCAAATCGATTACACCGAAAAGGACGGTAGTAATGAAGGTTGGAGAGAAGTAGAACCTTATAGTTTTAGAGAAAAAAATGGGGTTGAATACTTTTATGGGTACGATATCGAAAAGGACGGTATTCGTGGTTTTATTATTGACTCAATAAATGATATTGAAATTACAGAGAATAGTTATGAACCTAGATGGTCGGTTGAATTTTAA